From a single Stigmatopora argus isolate UIUO_Sarg chromosome 4, RoL_Sarg_1.0, whole genome shotgun sequence genomic region:
- the LOC144073052 gene encoding eukaryotic translation initiation factor 3 subunit H, translated as MASTGGTLDSPVKQIQIDGLVVLKIIKHCQEEGQGSEVVQGVLLGLVVDDRLEITNCFPFPQHTEDDADFDEVQYQMEMMRSLRHVNIDHLHVGWYQSTYYGSFVSRALLDSQFTYQHAIEESVVLIYDPIKTGQGSLSLKAYRLTPKLMEICKEKDFTPEGLKKANIGFDHMFEEVPIVIKNSHLINVLMWELEDKSTVADKHELLNLSSSNHLEKSLQLLMDRVDDMNQDIVKYNTYSRNQSKLQQQKHQYLQRRQQENVQRQSRGEAPLPEEDISKMFKPSQPPPRMDTLLIAGQINNYCQNVKEFTSQNLGKLFMAEALQGHT; from the exons ATGGCATCTACTGGTGGTACTCTGGACTCTCCCGTAAAGCAAATTCAGATCGATGGCTTG GTGGTGCTGAAGATCATCAAGCACTGCCAGGAAGAGGGCCAGGGCAGTGAAGTGGTTCAGGGCGTCTTGCTGGGCTTGGTGGTTGATGACCGGCTGGAGATCACCAACTGTTTCCCCTTCCCGCAGCACACTGAGGATGATGCAGATTTTGATGAAG TCCAGTATCAGATGGAGATGATGCGTTCTCTGCGTCATGTTAACATCGACCATCTGCATGTGGGATGGTACCAATCCACCTACTATGGGTCCTTTGTCAGCAGAGCCTTGCTGGATTCACAGTTCACTTACCAGCATGCCATCGAGGAGTCGGTTGTGCTTATATATG ACCCCATAAAGACTGGCCAAGGCTCACTGTCTCTGAAGGCCTACAGGCTGACTCCAAAATTAATGGAGATCTGCAAGGAGAAAGATTTCACACCTGAAGG ATTGAAGAAGGCTAACATTGGCTTTGATCACATGTTTGAGGAGGTGCCTATTGTCATCAAAAACTCTCACCTTATCAACGTGCTGATGTGGGAGCTTGAGGACAAGTCCACAGTGGCTGACAAACATGAACTACTCAACCTTTCCAGCAG TAACCATTTGGAGAAGAGCCTTCAGCTCCTGATGGACAGGGTGGATGACATGAACCAAGACATTGTCAAGTATAACACCTACAGCCGAAATCAGAGCAAACTGCAGCAGCAGAAGCATCAG TATCTCCAAAGGCGACAGCAGGAAAACGTCCAGCGACAGAGCAGAGGAGAGGCGCCCTTGCCTGAAGAGGATATCAGCAAAATGTTCAAGCCTTCCCAGCCACCACCTCGTATggacacgctacttattgcag GGCAAATTAACAACTATTGCCAGAACGTGAAGGAATTCACCTCTCAGAACCTTGGGAAGCTATTCATGGCGGAGGCTCTCCAAGGCCACACCTAG